A single region of the Musa acuminata AAA Group cultivar baxijiao chromosome BXJ1-11, Cavendish_Baxijiao_AAA, whole genome shotgun sequence genome encodes:
- the LOC103972391 gene encoding uncharacterized protein LOC103972391 isoform X3, which translates to MEPCKKIVGRERSSLWNRSAENLYGYAASEALGQNAIELLVDARNFNIAGRIVQCVTTGESWTGKFPVKNKSGECFLVISTNTPFYDDDDGSLAGIICVSSDSRSFQDLPSSPTSTESQASVGHTASRPRKGSTSNGGSIPQQPIQIAIASKITNLATKVTNKVRCRIKPGENNLEREIGNRDSQSSDHDAMPSDRKEDGASSGSSTSRGEVPPCASGKPSAVVEEISPGKATKVNNDEDDRKTSIFKIISKTEALFANRGILSPWKGHNQDGNDAKNCLVWPWLHGDQENDYSYPKSSESGTKTENQATENNRTGNNEASGSWSSLNINSTSSISSCGSTSSTVVHKVDIDTDCLDYEILWEDLTIGEQIGQGSCGTVYHALWYGSDVAVKVFSKQEYSDEVILSFRQEVSLVKRLRHPNILLFMGAVTSPCRLCIVTEFLPRGSLFHLLQKNTGRMDWRRRIHMALDIARGINYLHHSSPPIIHRDLKSSNLLVDKNWTVKVGDFGLSRLKHETYLITKTGKGTPQWMAPEVLRNEPSDEKSDVYSYGVILWELVTEKIPWDNLNSMQVVAAVGFMNQRLHLPKDLDPQWVSIIESCWHSEPKCRPTFQELIERFKDLQRQHAIQSHLQRATPSETTQTTAKMSSQERNDFD; encoded by the exons ATGGAACCTTGCAAGAAAATTGTTGGTCGGGAAAGGTCATCTTTATG GAACCGATCAGCAGAAAATCTTTATGGTTATGCTGCATCAGAAGCTCTTGGTCAGAATGCAATCGAGCTGCTTGTTGATGCCCGTAATTTCAACATTGCTGGTCGCATAGTTCAATGTGTAACTACGGGGGAGAGCTGGACAGGAAAGTTTCCTGTGAAGAACAAGTCTGGGGAATGTTTCTTAGTTATTTCCACAAACACCCccttttatgatgatgatgacggtAGTTTGGCTGGCATCATTTGTGTCTCGAGTGATTCAAGGTCCTTTCAGGACTTGCCATCCTCTCCAACGTCTACCGAGTCACAAGCTTCTGTCGGCCACACTGCAAGTCGCCCAAGAAAAGGTTCTACAAGCAATGGTGGTTCTATTCCTCAACAGCCCATCCAAATTGCTATTGCATCCAAAATTACCAACCTG GCTACTAAAGTTACAAACAAAGTTCGCTGTCGAATAAAGCCAGGTGAAAATAATCTGGAACGTGAAATTGGAAACAGAGATAGCCAGTCTTCTGATCATGATGCAATGCCATCAGACCGTAAGGAGGATGGTGCTTCCAGTGGATCTAGCACATCTAGAGGTGAGGTGCCACCCTGTGCTTCTGGTAAGCCCTCTGCTGTAGTGGAGGAAATATCTCCTGGCAAAGCAACCAAAGTAAATAATGATGAAGATGACCGAAAGACAAGCATCTTCAAGATCATAAGCAAGACAGAGGCATTATTTGCCAATAGGGGGATATTATCGCCCTGGAAAGGGCACAACCAGGATGGTAATGATGCAAAGAATTGCTTGGTCTGGCCATGGTTGCATGGTGATCAAGAAAATGACTACAGTTATCCAAAGTCATCCGAGTCTGGCACAAAAACAGAAAATCAAGCAACTGAAAACAACCGGACAGGAAATAATGAAGCTTCAGGCTCCTGGTCCTCTCTTAACATCAATAGCACAAGTAGCATTAGCAGCTGCGGGAGCACCAGCAGCACTGTtgttcacaaagtggatatagatACTGATTGCTTAGACTATGAGATCTTATGGGAAGATCTCACAATTGGAGAACAAATAGGTCAAG GTTCTTGTGGAACTGTATATCATGCTTTATGGTATGGCTCG GATGTGGCAGTTAAAGTATTCTCAAAGCAGGAATATTCTGATGAGGTGATTCTTTCATTTAGACAAGAG GTGTCATTGGTGAAGAGGCTACGACATCCAAACATACTACTTTTTATGGGTGCAGTTACTTCTCCCTGTCGTCTTTGCATTGTGACAGAATTTCTTCCACG TGGGAGTTTGTTCCATTTACTGCAAAAAAACACGGGGAGGATGGACTGGAGACGGCGGATTCACATGGCTCTAGACATT GCAAGGGGGATAAATTATCTTCATCATAGCAGCCCTCCTATCATCCATCGTGATTTGAAATCGTCGAATTTGTTGGTCGATAAGAATTGGACAGTCAAG GTTGGTGATTTTGGTCTTTCGCGTTTGAAGCACGAAACTTATTTGATTACCAAAACTGGGAAAGGAACG CCACAATGGATGGCACCGGAAGTTCTTCGAAATGAACCTTCAGATGAAAA GTCGGATGTGTATAGCTATGGCGTAATACTGTGGGAACTTGTCACCGAGAAAATCCCTTGGGATAATCTCAATTCAATGCAG GTCGTTGCAGCTGTAGGATTCATGAACCAAAGGTTGCATCTCCCAAAGGATTTGGATCCACAGTGGGTCTCGATAATTGAGAGTTGTTGGCACAG TGAACCAAAATGTCGACCAACGTTCCAAGAACTTATAGAAAGGTTTAAAGATTTGCAGAGACAACATGCCATCCAGTCTCACCTGCAGCGTGCCACACCGAGTGAAACCACACAAACCACCGCAAAAATGAGCTCTCAGGAGAGGAATGATTTTGACTAG
- the LOC135597776 gene encoding bZIP transcription factor 53-like yields MIRFLSRIPVRCPNGVRMTRNPAPAAERRQKRKLSNRESARRSRMRKQQRLEYLTSTVVQMRDEKARMAELAAGVTQQRRLLESENSALRAQAVEFAERLQSLSSVLRLVDDVRGAAMEDVSEIPPPVPGLWQSPRPGVPILASADVFECC; encoded by the exons ATGATTCGCTTTCTTTCCCGGATCCCCGTTCGTTGTCCTAATGGTGTGAG GATGACACGGAACCCGGCGCCGGCGGCGGAGAGGAGGCAGAAGCGGAAGCTGTCGAACCGGGAGTCGGCGAGGCGGTCGCGCATGAGGAAGCAGCAGCGGTTGGAGTACCTGACCAGCACGGTGGTGCAGATGAGGGACGAGAAGGCGCGGATGGCCGAGCTGGCCGCCGGGGTGACCCAGCAGCGGCGGCTGCTGGAGTCGGAGAACAGCGCGCTCAGGGCGCAGGCGGTGGAGTTCGCCGAGAGGCTGCAGTCGCTGAGCTCGGTGCTCCGCCTGGTGGACGACGTCCGCGGGGCGGCCATGGAGGACGTGTCGGAGATCCCGCCGCCTGTTCCTGGGCTGTGGCAGTCCCCTCGCCCGGGCGTGCCCATCTTGGCCTCGGCGGACGTGTTTGAGTGCTGCTGA
- the LOC135586044 gene encoding uncharacterized protein LOC135586044: protein MAVEAEASAADFALSETNINWDRLDKTKFHVIGAVLFTFQSGLLHPTAVVKTRMQVTEAGLSHMRGISVFKRILRHDGIPGLYRGFATSAIGSLPGRVLALTSLEVSKDIMLKNTEGLNVSEATRIALSNGVAGLVSNIVSCIYFVPLDVISQRLMVQGLPEMTTYNGPFDVIRKVMKKEGIRGLYRGFGITVATQSPATALWWGAYGAAQHVIWRSLGYGNDVEQKPSQLQLVTVQATAGTLASACSSVITTPIDTVKTRLQVMNDYAGRPSVMKTTRRLLEDDGWRGFYRGFGPRFLNMSLWGTSMIVTYELIKRLSLKH, encoded by the exons ATGGCGGTGGAAGCAGAGGCTTCGGCCGCGGACTTCGCCCTTTCCGAGACCAATATCAACTGGGACAG GTTGGACAAGACAAAGTTTCATGTCATTGGTGCCGTCCTCTTTACGTTTCAGTCTGGGTTATTACATCCAACAGCCGTTGTTAAGACTAGAATGCAAGTTACTGAAGCTGGGTTATCGCACATGCGTGGAATCTCTGTGTTTAAAAGAATACTGAGACATGATGGAATTCCTGGACTTTATAGAGGTTTTGCTACCTCTGCCATTGGATCATTGCCAGGTCGAGTGCTGGCTCTTACATCACTTGAAGTATCTAAAGATATAATGTTAAAAAATACAGAGGGTCTGAATGTCTCCGAGGCAACACGTATTGCTTTGTCTAATGGAGTGGCAGGATTGGTCTCAAACATagtttcatgtatttattttgtaCCCTTGGATGTG ATTTCCCAGAGACTGATGGTCCAAGGCCTACCTGAAATGACTACATATAATGGCCCTTTTGATGTCATCCGCAAAGTGATGAAGAAAGAAGGAATTCGTGGTCTTTATAGAGGGTTTGGGATAACAGTAGCAACCCAGTCACCTGCAACTGCTCTTTGGTGGGGTGCTTATGGTGCTGCTCAACATGTTATTTGGAG GAGCCTGGGCTATGGAAATGATGTGGAGCAAAAACCATCTCAGTTACAGCTAGTAACTGTTCAGGCAACAGCCGGAACACTGGCTAGTGCTTGTTCATCAGTTATCACTACTCCGATAGATACAGTCAAGACACGGCTGCAG GTCATGAATGATTATGCGGGAAGGCCATCAGTTATGAAGACAACAAGGAGGCTCCTCGAGGACGATGGTTGGAGAGGGTTCTACAGAGGATTCGGACCCAGGTTCTTAAACATGTCACTTTGGGGCACCTCGATGATCGTGACGTACGAACTAATAA AGCGGCTGTCCTTGAAACACTGA
- the LOC103972391 gene encoding uncharacterized protein LOC103972391 isoform X2: protein METPAEELLKKIKELEAGHARLKQEMSKLMHVNEGGARRSNRGRSHSVSPQRTVASPQRRNSGGFEGSRFFRHSSSLQRESPGASTSADGAAGIGLSERQYLNILQSMGQSVHIFDLDGRIIYWNRSAENLYGYAASEALGQNAIELLVDARNFNIAGRIVQCVTTGESWTGKFPVKNKSGECFLVISTNTPFYDDDDGSLAGIICVSSDSRSFQDLPSSPTSTESQASVGHTASRPRKGSTSNGGSIPQQPIQIAIASKITNLATKVTNKVRCRIKPGENNLEREIGNRDSQSSDHDAMPSDRKEDGASSGSSTSRGEVPPCASGKPSAVVEEISPGKATKVNNDEDDRKTSIFKIISKTEALFANRGILSPWKGHNQDGNDAKNCLVWPWLHGDQENDYSYPKSSESGTKTENQATENNRTGNNEASGSWSSLNINSTSSISSCGSTSSTVVHKVDIDTDCLDYEILWEDLTIGEQIGQGSCGTVYHALWYGSDVAVKVFSKQEYSDEVSLVKRLRHPNILLFMGAVTSPCRLCIVTEFLPRGSLFHLLQKNTGRMDWRRRIHMALDIARGINYLHHSSPPIIHRDLKSSNLLVDKNWTVKVGDFGLSRLKHETYLITKTGKGTPQWMAPEVLRNEPSDEKSDVYSYGVILWELVTEKIPWDNLNSMQVVAAVGFMNQRLHLPKDLDPQWVSIIESCWHSEPKCRPTFQELIERFKDLQRQHAIQSHLQRATPSETTQTTAKMSSQERNDFD, encoded by the exons ATGGAAACCCCGGCGGAAGAGCTGCTGAAGAAGATCAAGGAGCTGGAGGCCGGACATGCCCGCCTGAAGCAGGAGATGTCGAAGCTGATGCACGTGAACGAGGGCGGCGCACGCCGATCGAACCGCGGCCGGTCCCACTCGGTGTCGCCGCAGAGGACGGTGGCCTCGCCGCAGAGGAGGAACAGCGGAGGCTTCGAGGGCTCACGCTTCTTCCGGCACTCGTCGAGTCTGCAGCGGGAGAGCCCGGGGGCGAGCACCTCTGCCGACGGCGCCGCTGGGATCGGGCTCTCGGAAAGGCAGTACCTGAACATTTTGCAGTCGATGGGGCAATCGGTCCATATATTCGATCTTGATGGCAGGATCATTTATTG GAACCGATCAGCAGAAAATCTTTATGGTTATGCTGCATCAGAAGCTCTTGGTCAGAATGCAATCGAGCTGCTTGTTGATGCCCGTAATTTCAACATTGCTGGTCGCATAGTTCAATGTGTAACTACGGGGGAGAGCTGGACAGGAAAGTTTCCTGTGAAGAACAAGTCTGGGGAATGTTTCTTAGTTATTTCCACAAACACCCccttttatgatgatgatgacggtAGTTTGGCTGGCATCATTTGTGTCTCGAGTGATTCAAGGTCCTTTCAGGACTTGCCATCCTCTCCAACGTCTACCGAGTCACAAGCTTCTGTCGGCCACACTGCAAGTCGCCCAAGAAAAGGTTCTACAAGCAATGGTGGTTCTATTCCTCAACAGCCCATCCAAATTGCTATTGCATCCAAAATTACCAACCTG GCTACTAAAGTTACAAACAAAGTTCGCTGTCGAATAAAGCCAGGTGAAAATAATCTGGAACGTGAAATTGGAAACAGAGATAGCCAGTCTTCTGATCATGATGCAATGCCATCAGACCGTAAGGAGGATGGTGCTTCCAGTGGATCTAGCACATCTAGAGGTGAGGTGCCACCCTGTGCTTCTGGTAAGCCCTCTGCTGTAGTGGAGGAAATATCTCCTGGCAAAGCAACCAAAGTAAATAATGATGAAGATGACCGAAAGACAAGCATCTTCAAGATCATAAGCAAGACAGAGGCATTATTTGCCAATAGGGGGATATTATCGCCCTGGAAAGGGCACAACCAGGATGGTAATGATGCAAAGAATTGCTTGGTCTGGCCATGGTTGCATGGTGATCAAGAAAATGACTACAGTTATCCAAAGTCATCCGAGTCTGGCACAAAAACAGAAAATCAAGCAACTGAAAACAACCGGACAGGAAATAATGAAGCTTCAGGCTCCTGGTCCTCTCTTAACATCAATAGCACAAGTAGCATTAGCAGCTGCGGGAGCACCAGCAGCACTGTtgttcacaaagtggatatagatACTGATTGCTTAGACTATGAGATCTTATGGGAAGATCTCACAATTGGAGAACAAATAGGTCAAG GTTCTTGTGGAACTGTATATCATGCTTTATGGTATGGCTCG GATGTGGCAGTTAAAGTATTCTCAAAGCAGGAATATTCTGATGAG GTGTCATTGGTGAAGAGGCTACGACATCCAAACATACTACTTTTTATGGGTGCAGTTACTTCTCCCTGTCGTCTTTGCATTGTGACAGAATTTCTTCCACG TGGGAGTTTGTTCCATTTACTGCAAAAAAACACGGGGAGGATGGACTGGAGACGGCGGATTCACATGGCTCTAGACATT GCAAGGGGGATAAATTATCTTCATCATAGCAGCCCTCCTATCATCCATCGTGATTTGAAATCGTCGAATTTGTTGGTCGATAAGAATTGGACAGTCAAG GTTGGTGATTTTGGTCTTTCGCGTTTGAAGCACGAAACTTATTTGATTACCAAAACTGGGAAAGGAACG CCACAATGGATGGCACCGGAAGTTCTTCGAAATGAACCTTCAGATGAAAA GTCGGATGTGTATAGCTATGGCGTAATACTGTGGGAACTTGTCACCGAGAAAATCCCTTGGGATAATCTCAATTCAATGCAG GTCGTTGCAGCTGTAGGATTCATGAACCAAAGGTTGCATCTCCCAAAGGATTTGGATCCACAGTGGGTCTCGATAATTGAGAGTTGTTGGCACAG TGAACCAAAATGTCGACCAACGTTCCAAGAACTTATAGAAAGGTTTAAAGATTTGCAGAGACAACATGCCATCCAGTCTCACCTGCAGCGTGCCACACCGAGTGAAACCACACAAACCACCGCAAAAATGAGCTCTCAGGAGAGGAATGATTTTGACTAG
- the LOC135597775 gene encoding uncharacterized protein LOC135597775 codes for MKGAATAAAAEKEEKRAMDAGKKKREEEIKGVNGKADVYEVDDDEVEEDGEDDEEPEEIVELDDDDDDGEGSDDDDDDDDDDDDEEEEEDDDVEEVTPQGHRPQVQAADDDEEEDEDEDEGGDGDDDDDDSDDDEDDAGGEEEEEELGTKYLVPPVGRAEDEEDASDFEPGEETDDNDEDDHQGHGGGGSIKDGTSSKRKRSTKDDSDGDSKGDDDDDDERPPKR; via the exons atgaagggagcagcgacggcggcggcggctgaGAAGGAGGAGAAAAGGGCGATGGAcgcgggaaagaagaagagggaggaagagATCAAAGGCGTCAACGGGAAAGCCGACGTGTATGAGGTCGATGACGATGAGGTGGAGGAGGATGGGGAGGACGACGAGGAGCCGGAGGAGATCGTGGAGttggatgacgacgacgacgatggtgAGGGGtccgatgatgatgacgacgatgatgatgatgatgatgacgaggaagaagaagaagatgacgatgTGGAGGAAGTCACACCGCAGGGGCATCGCCCCCAAGTGCAGGCGGCGGATGAtgacgaggaggaagatgaggatgagGACGAAGGCGGTGACGGagatgacgacgacgatgacagCGACGACGACGAGGACGATGCCGGGGGTGAGGAAGAGGAG GAGGAACTGGGAACCAAGTACCTTGTGCCGCCAGTGGGTCGTGCAGAGGACGAGGAAGATGCGAGCGACTTTGAGCCGGGTGAAGAAACCGACGACAATGATGAAGATGATCATCAGGGTCACGGTGGTGGTGGTTCCATCAAGGATGGTACCTCATCAAAGAGGAAAAGATCAACCAAGGATGATTCAGATGGCGACAGCAAAGGcgacgatgacgatgatgacGAGAGGCCACCAAAGCGATAG
- the LOC103972395 gene encoding uncharacterized protein LOC103972395: protein MSSKKEEKAQAAAERIKAAALSAAKGLSRAQAERAAAAAARNVNAYGQKEEGPSRWQERKEAKRQMYLMSTEKAVKLGERKDIKSSVSSAGVTSQCQKCYQAGHWTYECKNERVYISRPSRTQQLKNPKLKMTLSVSYELDNPDIGKEERDEGRDKKEIGGKNGTKSKRKHRSGTDSDEDSSEASVFETDSESSVTGSEDSSGESSYSSSSSDSEERRRRRKKHKKRRQRRYSSSSDSSETESASDSDSDEKISRRKSRRHSRRR, encoded by the coding sequence ATGTCGAGCAAGAAGGAAGAGAAAGCGCAGGCTGCAGCTGAACGGATCAAGGCAGCGGCGCTGTCAGCTGCCAAGGGTCTTAGTCGGGCTCAAGCCGAGCGGGCTGCTGCTGCAGCAGCCCGAAATGTGAATGCCTATGGGCAGAAGGAAGAAGGACCTAGCCGATGGCAGGAAAGGAAGGAAGCAAAGCGCCAAATGTATCTGATGAGCACAGAGAAAGCTGTCAAATTGGGTGAAAGGAAGGATATCAAATCTTCCGTTTCCTCTGCTGGTGTCACCTCGCAGTGCCAGAAGTGTTATCAAGCTGGTCATTGGACTTACGAATGCAAGAACGAACGAGTCTATATTTCCCGGCCGTCAAGAACTCAGCAGCTCAAGAACCCGAAGCTGAAGATGACCCTCTCGGTGTCGTATGAATTGGACAACCCTGACATTGGGAAGGAAGAAAGGGATGAAGGGCGTGATAAGAAAGAGATTGGGGGAAAGAATGGCACAAAGAGCAAAAGAAAACACCGATCTGGTACTGATTCGGATGAGGACAGCAGTGAGGCCTCCGTGTTTGAAACAGATAGTGAGTCTTCAGTGACTGGTTCTGAAGACTCATCCGGTGAGTCTAGCTATAGCTCCAGTTCATCTGATTCAGAGGAAAGGAGGAGGCGGAGAAAGAAGCATAAGAAAAGGAGACAGAGAAGGTACAGTTCGTCTTCTGATTCGTCTGAGACCGAATCTGCTTCGGACAGTGACTCTGATGAGAAAATCAGCCGGAGGAAGAGCAGGCGACACAGCCGTAGGCGTTAG
- the LOC103972391 gene encoding uncharacterized protein LOC103972391 isoform X1 has translation METPAEELLKKIKELEAGHARLKQEMSKLMHVNEGGARRSNRGRSHSVSPQRTVASPQRRNSGGFEGSRFFRHSSSLQRESPGASTSADGAAGIGLSERQYLNILQSMGQSVHIFDLDGRIIYWNRSAENLYGYAASEALGQNAIELLVDARNFNIAGRIVQCVTTGESWTGKFPVKNKSGECFLVISTNTPFYDDDDGSLAGIICVSSDSRSFQDLPSSPTSTESQASVGHTASRPRKGSTSNGGSIPQQPIQIAIASKITNLATKVTNKVRCRIKPGENNLEREIGNRDSQSSDHDAMPSDRKEDGASSGSSTSRGEVPPCASGKPSAVVEEISPGKATKVNNDEDDRKTSIFKIISKTEALFANRGILSPWKGHNQDGNDAKNCLVWPWLHGDQENDYSYPKSSESGTKTENQATENNRTGNNEASGSWSSLNINSTSSISSCGSTSSTVVHKVDIDTDCLDYEILWEDLTIGEQIGQGSCGTVYHALWYGSDVAVKVFSKQEYSDEVILSFRQEVSLVKRLRHPNILLFMGAVTSPCRLCIVTEFLPRGSLFHLLQKNTGRMDWRRRIHMALDIARGINYLHHSSPPIIHRDLKSSNLLVDKNWTVKVGDFGLSRLKHETYLITKTGKGTPQWMAPEVLRNEPSDEKSDVYSYGVILWELVTEKIPWDNLNSMQVVAAVGFMNQRLHLPKDLDPQWVSIIESCWHSEPKCRPTFQELIERFKDLQRQHAIQSHLQRATPSETTQTTAKMSSQERNDFD, from the exons ATGGAAACCCCGGCGGAAGAGCTGCTGAAGAAGATCAAGGAGCTGGAGGCCGGACATGCCCGCCTGAAGCAGGAGATGTCGAAGCTGATGCACGTGAACGAGGGCGGCGCACGCCGATCGAACCGCGGCCGGTCCCACTCGGTGTCGCCGCAGAGGACGGTGGCCTCGCCGCAGAGGAGGAACAGCGGAGGCTTCGAGGGCTCACGCTTCTTCCGGCACTCGTCGAGTCTGCAGCGGGAGAGCCCGGGGGCGAGCACCTCTGCCGACGGCGCCGCTGGGATCGGGCTCTCGGAAAGGCAGTACCTGAACATTTTGCAGTCGATGGGGCAATCGGTCCATATATTCGATCTTGATGGCAGGATCATTTATTG GAACCGATCAGCAGAAAATCTTTATGGTTATGCTGCATCAGAAGCTCTTGGTCAGAATGCAATCGAGCTGCTTGTTGATGCCCGTAATTTCAACATTGCTGGTCGCATAGTTCAATGTGTAACTACGGGGGAGAGCTGGACAGGAAAGTTTCCTGTGAAGAACAAGTCTGGGGAATGTTTCTTAGTTATTTCCACAAACACCCccttttatgatgatgatgacggtAGTTTGGCTGGCATCATTTGTGTCTCGAGTGATTCAAGGTCCTTTCAGGACTTGCCATCCTCTCCAACGTCTACCGAGTCACAAGCTTCTGTCGGCCACACTGCAAGTCGCCCAAGAAAAGGTTCTACAAGCAATGGTGGTTCTATTCCTCAACAGCCCATCCAAATTGCTATTGCATCCAAAATTACCAACCTG GCTACTAAAGTTACAAACAAAGTTCGCTGTCGAATAAAGCCAGGTGAAAATAATCTGGAACGTGAAATTGGAAACAGAGATAGCCAGTCTTCTGATCATGATGCAATGCCATCAGACCGTAAGGAGGATGGTGCTTCCAGTGGATCTAGCACATCTAGAGGTGAGGTGCCACCCTGTGCTTCTGGTAAGCCCTCTGCTGTAGTGGAGGAAATATCTCCTGGCAAAGCAACCAAAGTAAATAATGATGAAGATGACCGAAAGACAAGCATCTTCAAGATCATAAGCAAGACAGAGGCATTATTTGCCAATAGGGGGATATTATCGCCCTGGAAAGGGCACAACCAGGATGGTAATGATGCAAAGAATTGCTTGGTCTGGCCATGGTTGCATGGTGATCAAGAAAATGACTACAGTTATCCAAAGTCATCCGAGTCTGGCACAAAAACAGAAAATCAAGCAACTGAAAACAACCGGACAGGAAATAATGAAGCTTCAGGCTCCTGGTCCTCTCTTAACATCAATAGCACAAGTAGCATTAGCAGCTGCGGGAGCACCAGCAGCACTGTtgttcacaaagtggatatagatACTGATTGCTTAGACTATGAGATCTTATGGGAAGATCTCACAATTGGAGAACAAATAGGTCAAG GTTCTTGTGGAACTGTATATCATGCTTTATGGTATGGCTCG GATGTGGCAGTTAAAGTATTCTCAAAGCAGGAATATTCTGATGAGGTGATTCTTTCATTTAGACAAGAG GTGTCATTGGTGAAGAGGCTACGACATCCAAACATACTACTTTTTATGGGTGCAGTTACTTCTCCCTGTCGTCTTTGCATTGTGACAGAATTTCTTCCACG TGGGAGTTTGTTCCATTTACTGCAAAAAAACACGGGGAGGATGGACTGGAGACGGCGGATTCACATGGCTCTAGACATT GCAAGGGGGATAAATTATCTTCATCATAGCAGCCCTCCTATCATCCATCGTGATTTGAAATCGTCGAATTTGTTGGTCGATAAGAATTGGACAGTCAAG GTTGGTGATTTTGGTCTTTCGCGTTTGAAGCACGAAACTTATTTGATTACCAAAACTGGGAAAGGAACG CCACAATGGATGGCACCGGAAGTTCTTCGAAATGAACCTTCAGATGAAAA GTCGGATGTGTATAGCTATGGCGTAATACTGTGGGAACTTGTCACCGAGAAAATCCCTTGGGATAATCTCAATTCAATGCAG GTCGTTGCAGCTGTAGGATTCATGAACCAAAGGTTGCATCTCCCAAAGGATTTGGATCCACAGTGGGTCTCGATAATTGAGAGTTGTTGGCACAG TGAACCAAAATGTCGACCAACGTTCCAAGAACTTATAGAAAGGTTTAAAGATTTGCAGAGACAACATGCCATCCAGTCTCACCTGCAGCGTGCCACACCGAGTGAAACCACACAAACCACCGCAAAAATGAGCTCTCAGGAGAGGAATGATTTTGACTAG